One Spodoptera frugiperda isolate SF20-4 chromosome 10, AGI-APGP_CSIRO_Sfru_2.0, whole genome shotgun sequence genomic region harbors:
- the LOC118271420 gene encoding uncharacterized protein LOC118271420: MLTTKQKRMIIAYYYYNKIKKETKNKRLYWVHPIIQEKNEFGGFITLYRVMRQHEEKFVDYFRMKISTFDKLLTSIENNIRHENTKMRESIPPYIRLAVTLRYMATGDAFARLHFDFRIGIKTVANIVREVTHHIWSELSTDYMRMPTQEEWLNIAQGYEIKANFPHCLGAVDGKHIRIIKPEESGSMFLNYKHFFSIVLMAIVDSNYNYIFIDVGSYDKECDSNVFKETQFWKKLVDNTLNIPSPCSIININYILPYVFVADEAFALHVNVLRPYGGNELTKEQKIFNYRLTRARRYVECAFGIMANKWRILHRS; this comes from the exons atGTTAACTACAAAGCAAAAAAGAATGATaatagcatattattattataacaaaataaaaaaagaaacaaaaaacaagagACTTTACTGGGTTCATCCAATTATACAAGAGAAAAATGAGTTTGGTGGGTTCATTACCCTTTACCGTGTCATGCGACAACATGAGGAAAAATTTGTGGATTATTTTCGCATGAAAATATCTACGTTTGACAAGCTTTTGACaagtatagaaaataatatacgaCATGAAAATACCAAAATGCGAGAAAGTATTCCTCCATACATTAGATTGGCCGTAACATTAag ATACATGGCAACTGGAGATGCCTTCGCACGTCTTCATTTCGATTTTCGAATCGGAATAAAAACAGTAGCGAACATTGTACGTGAAGTTACTCATCATATTTGGTCAGAATTATCTACAGATTATATGCGAATGCCAACACAAGAAGAATGGTTGAATATAGCACAGGGATATGAAATAAAAGCCAATTTTCCACACTGTCTTGGAGCAGTGGACGGGAAACATATTAGAATAATTAAACCCGAAGAAAGTGgatcaatgtttttaaattataaacatttcttttctATTGTTCTCATGGCTATTGTGGATTCCAActacaattacatttttattgatgTAGGGTCGTATGATAAAGAATGTGATTCAAATGTTTTCAAAGAAACACAGTTTTGGAAAAAACTTGTTGACAATACGTTAAACATACCATCCCCATgctctataataaatattaactataTATTACCATATGTTTTTGTAGCTGATGAAGCTTTCGCACTTCATGTTAACGTACTTCGACCCTACGGTGGTAACGAACTCACAAAAGAACAAAAGATATTCAATTATCGCTTGACAAGGGCAAGAAGATACGTCGAGTGTGCATTTGGAATAATGGCCAACAAATGGAGAATTCTGCACCGATCTTAA
- the LOC126911120 gene encoding uncharacterized protein LOC126911120, whose amino-acid sequence MTNVKKNEYAKSTAKKWTSLRDRWMKCHRRLKEMKSGSGAKKIRKCDFYDEMLFLTKIVTRRGTDSNIPETTNVEKSPVEHTPIAKKKKQDISEVDKNMAEFIKTVTKIEESRAMSFFKSIAPSVDKFGDEEMVDFQFEVLKLVRATQQRKGSDVQHQWSTEYYKTTQPSTSSFNVAGPSYSTRPGYSTQKSTSIQFDTETISSVETSHTDEFQFDFSEEYEHEGSVEFGNM is encoded by the exons atgacaaatgtcaaaaaaaatgaATATG CAAAGTCTACAGCAAAAAAATGGACAAGTTTGCGAGATAGGTGGATGAAATGTCACAGAAGACTTAAAGAAATGAAATCGGGATCGGGAGCTAAGAAGATTCGTAAATGTGATTTTTACGacgaaatgttatttttgacaaaaattgtAACACGCCGAGGCACTGACTCAAatatacccgaaacaacaaacgTGGAAAAAAGTCCCGTAGAACATACACCGATCgcgaaaaaaaagaaacaggaTATTAGCGAGGTGGACAAAAATATGGCAGAATTTATAAAGACTGTTACCAAAATAGAAGAGAGCCGTGCCATgtcattttttaaaagtatagCTCCGAGCGTTGATAAGTTCGGTGATGAGGAAATGGTGGATTTCCagtttgaagttttaaaacttgtGCGTGCTACGCAACAACGAAAGGGAAGTGATGTTCAGCATCAATGGAGTACTGAGTATTACAAAACAACGCAGCCTTCTACGTCGTCATTTAACGTAGCCGGCCCATCATACTCGACTCGACCAGGTTACAGTACTCAAAAATCTACATCCATTCAATTTGACACCGAAACTATTAGTAGTGTGGAAACATCGCATACAGATGAATTTCAGTTTGACTTTTCTGAAGAATATGAACATGAGGGGTCTGTTGAATTTGGAAACATGTAA
- the LOC126911116 gene encoding piggyBac transposable element-derived protein 3-like, with translation MKMSRHVLSTHEIADALEDFDDDEDLQGLDIYIDPPCDGTMSDGDSGEEDCDSINRLNRHQLLAPAEMVLRQREEHDEENRTIDEVLVSPSTSSQYLETLTPAAGPSSNRSRRSRHVETRADGTSSERSQQRQRIVRPRKWVKRDLRYQQCEWSPPLPRAVLTLTKESEPIEFFFSEDVIRYIVRHTVMYAVEKHNYNFCLSGYELSCFIGILLLSGYAPLPRRRMYWETNEDTHNVLVVKSMRRNRFEEIFRYFHVADNGNLRAGDKMAKIRPLFNIMNKKFLMYAPIEKNLSIDESMIPYYGRHGCKQHIHGKPIRFGFKAWVAATRLGYCLQADLYEGRSEARETGLGEHVVTKLMNTVKTEYPETLFSVYCDNFFTAPSLLSSLQENNVKITGTARQNRIDKCPLIDAKSCKKQPRGFYDYRLDTNDNICAVRWNDNSVVTLLSNEFGVHPVQKARRYSVAAKQKIDMGLKSFYFS, from the exons Atgaaaat GTCTCGTCACGTACTCTCGACACATGAAATAGCCGATGCCCTGGAGGATTTCGATGACGATGAAGATCTTCAGGGCCTTGATATTTATATCGATCCGCCTTGTGATGGTACCATGTCGGATGGCGATTCAGGTGAAGAAGATTGTGATAGCATAAATCGATTGAACCGTCATCAATTACTTGCTCCGGCGGAGATGGTGTTACGACAACGTGAAGAACATGATGAAGAAAACAGAACTATCGATGAGGTATTAGTCAGTCCTAGTACTAGTTCTCAATACCTAGAAACCCTTACACCGGCAGCAGGACCCAGCTCAAACAGGTCACGACGTTCTCGTCATGTTGAAACCCGGGCTGATGGAACTTCTTCAGAACGTAGTCAGCAACGGCAGCGCATCGTCAGGCCCCGCAAATGGGTAAAGCGAGACCTTCGTTACCAACAATGTGAGTGGTCACCTCCACTGCCACGAGCTGTTCTCACACTTACCAAAGAAAGTGAACCAATAGAATTCTTTTTTAGTGAAGATGTTATAAGGTATATAGTCAGACACACCGTAATGTACGCTGTTGAAAAGcacaattataatttttgtttatcagGGTATGAGTTGAGCTGTTTCATAGGTATATTGCTCCTTAGCGGTTACGCGCCTTTACCGAGACGACGTATGTATTGGGAAACCAACGAGGATACCCACAATGTTTTAGTTGTGAAATCGATGCGGCGAAATCgatttgaagaaatatttaggtattttcaCGTTGCAGACAATGGTAACCTACGTGCAGGTGATAAAATGGCCAAAATTCGGCCATTGTTCAACATCATGAACAAAAAGTTTCTAATGTATGCTCCCATCGAAAAAAACTTGAGTATCGATGAATCAATGATACCATACTACGGGCGTCATGGCTGTAAGCAGCACATTCACGGCAAACCAATCCGTTTCGGCTTCAAAGCATGGGTAGCTGCGACTCGCTTAGGATACTGCTTACAAGCTGATTTATACGAAGGAAGATCTGAAGCGCGAGAAACAGGCCTAGGCGAACATGTTGTTACCAAATTGATGAATACGGTGAAGACCGAATACCCTGAAACACTATTTTCTGTGTATTGTGACAACTTTTTTACCGCTCCTAGTTTACTTAGCTCTTTGCAAGAAAACAATGTGAAAATAACTGGAACTGCTCGCCAAAATAGGATAGACAAGTGTCCACTGATAGATGCTAAGTCTTGCAAAAAGCAGCCTAGAGGATTTTATGATTATAGGTTGGACACAAATGACAACATCTGTGCTGTACGATGGAATGACAACAGCGTGGTGACATTGTTGTCTAATGAATTTGGAGTGCACCCTGTTCAAAAAGCACGTCGATATTCAGTTGCTGCTAAACAGAAAATTGATATGGGTTTAAAGAGTTTTTATTTCTCATAA